A genomic stretch from sulfur-oxidizing endosymbiont of Gigantopelta aegis includes:
- a CDS encoding thermonuclease family protein has product MFLEMILVIAITDGDTIKVLDKNNHQIKVRLASIDAPERKQPFGKKSKQMLANMIWNKRVNLDCPKKDRYQRLICTIIFYGVDINREMVATGGAWVYRKYYKGTDYLKVERYAKNHHLGLWNTSEYQAIPPWEWRGMDKRKK; this is encoded by the coding sequence ATGTTTCTTGAAATGATTTTGGTTATAGCGATTACAGATGGTGACACAATAAAAGTCCTTGATAAAAACAATCATCAAATAAAAGTCAGGCTGGCATCTATCGACGCTCCAGAACGTAAACAGCCGTTCGGAAAGAAGTCTAAGCAAATGTTAGCTAATATGATCTGGAATAAACGAGTGAACCTTGATTGTCCCAAAAAAGACCGTTACCAACGATTGATTTGTACAATAATATTTTATGGTGTCGATATTAACAGAGAGATGGTGGCCACCGGCGGGGCATGGGTTTACAGAAAATACTATAAAGGCACAGATTATTTGAAGGTTGAGCGATATGCAAAAAACCATCACTTAGGGTTATGGAACACCAGTGAATATCAAGCTATTCCACCTTGGGAGTGG
- a CDS encoding antirestriction protein ArdR, producing the protein MNQSEKIKLAQQWRSQQSSERSEFGIVLIWNNVVYGWKNELRDAGHERPGVIAIDAAGHIFEAKGGDDVSGAKCWVAIDG; encoded by the coding sequence ATGAATCAGAGTGAAAAAATCAAACTTGCTCAACAATGGCGTTCCCAGCAATCAAGTGAACGCTCTGAATTTGGAATTGTTCTAATTTGGAACAATGTTGTATATGGATGGAAAAATGAGCTAAGGGATGCTGGCCACGAACGACCAGGCGTGATCGCGATAGATGCGGCTGGCCATATTTTTGAAGCAAAGGGGGGGGATGATGTGAGTGGAGCGAAATGCTGGGTGGCTATTGATGGATAA